In Pelmatolapia mariae isolate MD_Pm_ZW linkage group LG8, Pm_UMD_F_2, whole genome shotgun sequence, one genomic interval encodes:
- the prrt2 gene encoding trafficking regulator of GLUT4 1 isoform X2, protein MAVNMMPAPGLWPVEEQPSLLDQDGSLSSQAPVSELCPPVRGEELIHSSSSSPAGTRLARSKSKGELVIVINEKLKNGNGIHSVSEETSTSPVVSSPPRRQHSISYPHHGKTRKGSRASSIGYTAFSPRPSLSRHSSIATNPPLDRSKVKDYLLLSVLACFCPVWPINIVGFVYSIMSKNSLEQGNLDGAVRLGRVAKMLSMVSLVGGTVIIIACIVNLAINVKP, encoded by the exons ATGGCTGTGAACATGATGCCCGCCCCCGGCCTTTGGCCTGTGGAAGAACAACCATCGCTTCTGGACCAGGACGGCTCCCTTTCGAGCCAGGCCCCCGTCTCTGAGCTGTGCCCGCCAGTCAGAGGCGAAGAGCTcatccacagcagcagcagcagcccggCTGGCACCAGGCTCGCCCGCAGCAAATCCAAAGGAGAGCTCGTCATAGTCATCAACGAGAAGCTGAAGAACG GTAACGGGATCCACTCAGTGTCCGAGGAGACGAGCACCTCTCCAGTCGTCTCCTCTCCTCCCAGAAGGCAGCACTCCATCTCTTACCCTCATCACGGCAAGACCAGGAAGGGGAGCAGGGCAAGCTCCATCGGCTACACCGCCTTCTCGCCCAGGCCGTCGCTTTCTCGCCACTCCAGCATCGCCACCAACCCACCGTTGGACCGCTCCAAGGTCAAAGACTACCTCCTCCTCTCCGTGCTGGCCTGCTTCTGCCCAGTCTGGCCCATCAACATTGTTGGATTTGTCTACTCCATCATG TCCAAAAACAGTCTGGAGCAGGGAAATCTGGACGGCGCCGTGCGTCTGGGACGCGTGGCCAAGATGCTCTCCATGGTCTCACTAGTAGGAGGGACGGTCATTATCATCGCCTGCATTGTCAACCTGGCCA taaaTGTGAAACCCTGA
- the prrt2 gene encoding trafficking regulator of GLUT4 1 isoform X1, with translation MAVNMMPAPGLWPVEEQPSLLDQDGSLSSQAPVSELCPPVRGEELIHSSSSSPAGTRLARSKSKGELVIVINEKLKNGNGIHSVSEETSTSPVVSSPPRRQHSISYPHHGKTRKGSRASSIGYTAFSPRPSLSRHSSIATNPPLDRSKVKDYLLLSVLACFCPVWPINIVGFVYSIMSKNSLEQGNLDGAVRLGRVAKMLSMVSLVGGTVIIIACIVNLASECPKSDL, from the exons ATGGCTGTGAACATGATGCCCGCCCCCGGCCTTTGGCCTGTGGAAGAACAACCATCGCTTCTGGACCAGGACGGCTCCCTTTCGAGCCAGGCCCCCGTCTCTGAGCTGTGCCCGCCAGTCAGAGGCGAAGAGCTcatccacagcagcagcagcagcccggCTGGCACCAGGCTCGCCCGCAGCAAATCCAAAGGAGAGCTCGTCATAGTCATCAACGAGAAGCTGAAGAACG GTAACGGGATCCACTCAGTGTCCGAGGAGACGAGCACCTCTCCAGTCGTCTCCTCTCCTCCCAGAAGGCAGCACTCCATCTCTTACCCTCATCACGGCAAGACCAGGAAGGGGAGCAGGGCAAGCTCCATCGGCTACACCGCCTTCTCGCCCAGGCCGTCGCTTTCTCGCCACTCCAGCATCGCCACCAACCCACCGTTGGACCGCTCCAAGGTCAAAGACTACCTCCTCCTCTCCGTGCTGGCCTGCTTCTGCCCAGTCTGGCCCATCAACATTGTTGGATTTGTCTACTCCATCATG TCCAAAAACAGTCTGGAGCAGGGAAATCTGGACGGCGCCGTGCGTCTGGGACGCGTGGCCAAGATGCTCTCCATGGTCTCACTAGTAGGAGGGACGGTCATTATCATCGCCTGCATTGTCAACCTGGCCAGTGAGTGTCCCAAATCTGACCTTTAA
- the kif22 gene encoding kinesin-like protein KIF22: MATRVAVSDGGNKKTSRVRVAVRLRPYMNKEDEKSEGPCVRGLDSQNLEIINWRNATETVKYHFDVFHGEQTTQQEVFLSSVKPILPHILNGQNASVFAYGPTGAGKTHTMLGSSEQPGVIPRAVREVFKLVKAKDASDGWDYSIGMSYLEIYNEKVLDLLSPNSQDLPIREDKDKNILIPGLTHMNITNFADFDKHFVPATLNRTTASTKLNQRSSRSHAILLIKVVRTQQQLPHRQQTGKLYLVDLAGSEDNRRTGNQGIRLKESGAINLSLFTLSKVVDSLNSGTSVRVPYRDSKLTRLLQDSLGGSAHSVMITNIAPEYKYYFDTFSALNFAAKSKLIVNKPFTRETVAVPVLPVKRSREERETGGSGTEPQKKKHKDEKKSEHDGSSPSTRNHSSSDQSLMDRLIALEKRTMSSQDKERLAMLKEIKELKEKQRELESKAMLFSQLAREKSITGQEPDFENKTTALRRKQSDATKPNKQQAVVQPLRVSQPQLLVVKKQSVCVKKKEETCSDLIESPGGKENNTKSAWESQLDQSMVDQSKQKILQILNTGCLKELKSLQQIGDKKAKLILGWREIHGHFTKVEDLIQVEGMTEKRFSSFMKANIVSAMGK, encoded by the exons ATGGCGACGCGTGTGGCGGTATCAGATGGAGGAAACAAGAAGACATCCAGGGTCCGCGTAGCTGTTCGTCTGCGACCATATATGAACAAAGAAGATGAGAAAAGCGAGGGACCGTGTGTAAGAGGCCTGGACTCTCAAAACCTGGAGATAATCAACTGGAGGAACGCCACAGAAACTGTTAAATACCA ctTCGACGTTTTTCATGGTGAACAAACGACACAGCAAGAAGTTTTCCTCTCATCAGTGAAGCCCATTCTGCCGCACATCTTGAACGGACAGAATGCCAGTGTGTTTGCTTATGGGCCAACAGGAGCTg GTAAGACCCACACCATGCTGGGGAGTTCAGAGCAGCCAGGTGTGATTCCTCGAGCTGTTCGTGAGGTCTTCAAGCTGGTGAAAGCCAAGGATGCGAGTGATGGATGGGACTACAGCATTGGCATGTCGTATTTGGAAATTTACAATGAGAAG GTGCTTGATCTTCTGTCGCCAAACTCCCAGGATTTGCCCATCAGAGAGGACAAAGACAAGAACATCCTTATCCCTGgcctgacacacatgaacatcaccaACTTCGCAGATTTTGACAAACACTTTGTCCCTGCGACACTCAACCGTACTACAGCTTCTACTAAGCTAAACCAGCGTTCCAGCCGCAGCCACGCTATCCTTCTCATTAAG GTTGTACGGACTCAGCAGCAACTTCCCCACAGACAACAGACAGGCAAACTGTACTTGGTCGATTTGGCTGGCTCAGAGGACAACCGCCGCACCGGGAACCAGGGCATCCGTCTGAAGGAGAGCGGTGCCATCAACCTGTCTCTCTTCACACTCAGCAAAGTTGTGGACTCTCTAAATTCGGGCACTTCGGTGCGCGTGCCGTACAGGGACAGTAAACTAACACGGCTTCTGCAGGACTCTCTGGGGGGCTCGGCACACTCCGTCATGATCACCAATATTGCACCAGAGTACAAATATTATTTTGACACCTTCAGTGCACTCAACTTTGCGGCCAAATCCAAGCTCATTGTAAACAAGCCCTTCACCCGCGAAACTGTGGCTGTGCCTGTGCTGCCAG TGAAGCGGTCCAGAGAGGAACGAGAGACAGGGGGGTCTGGCACTGagccacagaagaagaagcataAAGATGAGAAGAAATCCGAACACGATGGTTCCTCGCCCTCTACACGTAACCACAG TTCATCAGACCAGTCACTGATGGATAGACTAATAGCTTTGGAGAAGAGAACGATGAGCTCCCAGGACAAAGAGAGACTGGCCATGCTTAAAGAGATCAAG GAGCTCAAAGAGAAGCAGAGGGAGCTTGAGAGCAAGGCCATGCTATTCAGTCAGTTGGCTAGAGAAAAGTCGATTACAGGACAAGAGCCCGACTTCGAGAACAAGACAACTGCCCTGCGGAGAAAACAGTCAGATGCCACAAAACCCAATAAACAGCAGGCTGTGGTCCAACCGCTGCGAG TGTCCCAGCCCCAGCTTCTTGTGGTCAAAAAGCAGTCGGTGTGCGTCAAGAAGAAAGAGGAGACGTGTTCAGACCTGATTGAG TCACCAGGTGGTAAAGAGAACAACACAAAGAGTGCTTGGGAGTCCCAGCTTGACCAGTCGATGGTGGATCAGTCCAAGCAGAAAATCctgcaaattctgaacacaggCTGCCTCAAAGAGCTGAAAAGTCTGCAGCAGATCGGTGACAAGAAGGCGAAGCTCATTCTGGGCTGGAGGGAGATCCACGGTCACTTCACAAAG GTGGAAGACCTGATACAAGTTGAGGGGATGACGGAAAAGAGATTTTCCTCCTTCATGAAG GCGAACATCGTGAGTGCCATGgggaaatga
- the pagr1 gene encoding PAXIP1-associated glutamate-rich protein 1 has translation MQAEATDTSLKEGIEVLNMKDSEEAAEGKEDEDSTEQPDTEMAGSAEEDDATAKEDTDGNTDAVGGEAQQDESQADAGVEAEDGKQKAEEADGDWELPYSDEEMEDPKNWMPPPAEIKRLYELLAKGDMLELNFVPLPRRPPTPEQTSSPERDEEEEAAKERERQERERKPPTPTEFDFDEEQMQTTPKNAFLSRRRTPGSSARSSVKREARLDKVLSDMKRHRKIEEHIMRTGRDLFKSDKKLEEALSPNSQREREKERERDSNPNTIFSPRQRRY, from the exons ATGCAAGCTGAGGCCACAGACACCTCACTGAAAGAGGGCATAGAGGTTCTGAACATGAAGGACTCAGAGGAAGCTGCAGAGGGCAAAGAGGACGAGGACAGCACGGAGCAACCGGATACGGAGATGGCAGGGAGCGCAGAGGAGGACGACGCAACAGCCAAGGAGGATACAG atgGGAACACAGATGCAGTGGGAGGAGAGGCGCAGCAGGATGAATCTCAGGCAGACGCAGGGGTGGAGGCTGAAGATGGAAAACAGAAAGCCGAAGAGGCGGACGGTGATTGGGAGCTTCCGTACAGCGACGAGGAAATGGAGGACCCCAAAAACTGGATGCCTCCTCCCGCAGAGATCAAAAGACTCTATGAGCTCCTCGCTAAAGGAGATATGCTGGAATTGAACTTTGTGCCCCTTCCTAGAAGGCCCCCCACGCCTGAACAGACCTCCTCGCCCGAaagagatgaagaggaggaggcagcCAAGGAACGGGAGAGGCAGGAGAGGGAACGCAA gccTCCAACTCCAACTGAGTTTGACTTTGATGAGGAGCAAATGCAAACCACTCCAAAAAATGCCTTCCTAAGCCGGCGCAGGACTCCAG GATCTTCTGCCCGCTCCTCTGTTAAAAGGGAAGCTCGGCTGGACAAAGTATTGTCAGACATGAAGCGCCACCGCAAGATTGAGGAGCACATCATGCGCACAGGAAGAGATCTCTTCAAGAGTGACAAGAAGCTGGAGGAAGCCCTTTCTCCAAACAGCCAGAGGGAGCGGGAGAAGGAGAGGGAACGGGACAGCAACCCCAACACCATCTTCTCACCACGACAGAGGAGATACTGA
- the tlcd3bb gene encoding ceramide synthase: MLAILAAGSIFFPGLFLLSKQCLKTIPGLRWSEGDAVIVSARLVSSIQAVMASSAGYIIASSCEDIIEDQHWLTSSYIMFAVPYFVYDIYAMFMCYWYKLRVKGHEEASAAPQHMSSALTSYLRREFLMVLHHVVMVTVCFPVSVFWRQGKGDYFQGIMFMAELSTPSVCLGKILIQYKQQHTLLHKVNGALMLITFFICRVLLFPYLYYVYGRYASIPFHMVPLTVPWHCNLGAALLMAPQLYWFSLICRGALRLFTGTSRSQRPHPTAAAAKELQRDGNALPQPANGYSTLPTEPELATH; the protein is encoded by the exons ATGCTGGCCATCCTAGCTGCTGGCTCTATTTTCTTTCCAGGCCTTTTCCTGCTGTCCAAACAATGCCTGAAGACCATTCCAGGACTGAGATGGAGCGAAGGGGACGCAGTGATTGTATCAGCTAG GTTGGTGTCCTCAATTCAGGCAGTCATGGCTTCCTCAGCAGGCTACATCATTGCCTCTTCCTGTGAAGACATCATTGAGGACCA GCACTGGCTCACGAGCAGTTACATCATGTTCGCCGTTCCCTACTTTGTGTACGACATCTACGCCATGTTCATGTGCTACTGGTACAAGCTCCGGGTCAAAGGGCACGAGGAGGCCTCGGCGGCACCCCAGCACATGAGCTCGGCGCTGACCAGCTACTTGCGTCGCGAGTTCCTCATGGTGCTGCACCATGTTGTCATGGTCACCGTCTGCTTCCCCGTCTCTGTG TTTTGGCGACAAGGAAAGGGCGATTATTTCCAGGGCATAATGTTCATGGCTGAGCTCAGCACTCCGTCTGTCTGCTTAGGAAAAATACTCATCCAG tacaaacagcagcacactcTCCTGCACAAAGTGAATGGGGCTCTTATGCTGATCACTTTTTTCATCTGTCGAGTCCTACTCTTCCCTTACCTCTACTACGTCTACGGAAG GTACGCATCCATTCCCTTCCACATGGTTCCGCTGACGGTGCCCTGGCACTGTAACCTCGGCGCTGCTCTGCTTATGGCGCCCCAGCTCTACTGGTTCTCCCTCATTTGCAGGGGCGCCCTGCGACTGTTCACGGGCACCTCCCGCTCGCAGAGGCCACACCCGACTGCCGCCGCCGCTAAGGAGCTCCAGAGGGATGGCAACGCTCTGCCCCAGCCCGCCAACGGCTACAGCACGCTCCCCACAGAGCCCGAGCTGGCCACGCACTGA